One Helicobacter sp. 12S02232-10 DNA segment encodes these proteins:
- a CDS encoding type VI secretion system domain-containing protein, producing the protein MTHHSESLVIVIDTKLENLNNYNSIQEEMSKYKTLAHESIDWNSVYAYSLEILSHSTLDTRILQYLILACISLNEVSKTNTLANVLNHYAIVWEKSISNLSEKEKSTQKKFFYNALETLVSAINEGRLYILEEAFETIEKALGIIMQYSKNFPELTKSIPNPPQETSSVQIETPQVLKTPKKINDLNALNDREYREYFVSLAQKFLEDDPERTIPFVLYAEATWGRLITMPEHKNQITSIPYPQENITKIFYEAHKFDLNTLMSLEDNLVINPFWFEGQRIFLEFLKKNYFFDIAASVTGIILRLQKSRPNLLELKFNNGKNFLTPEDYSYFKDLFHHTIDQKLVPKSDKKEFVKQDLESKLKDIDMNIAPHSIRSKVNSLLKIADTLWEDKMFNSAKIIYAEIVKILENTSLKDWLEETYTRIKKASDGE; encoded by the coding sequence ATGACGCATCACTCCGAATCTTTGGTCATTGTCATTGACACAAAGCTTGAAAATTTGAATAATTATAACAGCATTCAAGAAGAAATGAGCAAGTATAAAACCCTTGCTCACGAGAGTATTGATTGGAATTCTGTATATGCTTACAGTTTAGAGATTTTAAGCCACTCCACTTTAGATACAAGAATATTGCAATATTTAATCCTTGCTTGTATTTCTTTAAATGAAGTTTCCAAAACAAATACTCTTGCAAATGTTTTGAATCATTACGCAATTGTTTGGGAAAAATCAATTTCGAATTTAAGTGAAAAAGAAAAAAGTACCCAGAAAAAATTTTTTTATAACGCACTTGAAACTTTAGTCTCTGCAATAAATGAGGGACGTCTTTATATTTTAGAAGAAGCTTTTGAAACGATTGAAAAAGCTCTTGGAATAATTATGCAATATAGCAAAAACTTCCCCGAACTTACAAAATCAATCCCAAATCCTCCTCAAGAAACCTCATCAGTTCAGATAGAAACTCCTCAAGTCCTTAAAACTCCCAAAAAAATCAACGATTTAAATGCATTAAATGACAGGGAGTATAGAGAATATTTTGTGAGTTTAGCTCAAAAATTCTTGGAAGATGATCCTGAAAGAACTATTCCTTTCGTATTATATGCTGAGGCAACGTGGGGTAGGCTCATAACTATGCCTGAACATAAAAATCAAATAACTTCAATTCCCTATCCTCAAGAAAATATCACTAAGATTTTTTATGAAGCACATAAATTTGACTTAAATACACTAATGTCGCTTGAAGACAATCTTGTCATTAATCCCTTTTGGTTTGAAGGACAAAGAATATTTCTTGAATTTCTGAAAAAAAATTATTTTTTTGATATTGCCGCAAGTGTTACAGGGATTATTCTAAGACTTCAAAAAAGCCGACCAAACTTGCTTGAACTCAAATTCAATAATGGAAAAAATTTTCTAACCCCAGAAGATTATTCATATTTCAAAGATTTATTTCATCATACCATCGATCAAAAACTTGTACCTAAATCTGATAAAAAAGAGTTTGTAAAGCAAGATTTGGAATCTAAACTGAAAGATATTGATATGAATATAGCACCGCATTCAATTCGATCAAAAGTTAATTCCTTACTTAAGATTGCTGATACCTTATGGGAAGATAAAATGTTTAATAGTGCCAAAATAATTTATGCTGAAATTGTAAAAATTCTTGAAAATACATCTCTTAAAGATTGGCTTGAAGAAACCTATACAAGGATTAAGAAAGCTTCTGATGGAGAATAA